In bacterium, the sequence CGCCGAGGCGTCGTTGAACGCGACCGGCGATGACGATGACACCGCCGCGGACGACGACGCCATCGATGATGACGCCTTCGACGACGACGCCTTTGATGTCGATTCGGACGCGGACGACGATGACGACGACGATGCGAACGTGGATGACAACGACGAAGCGCAGGCGGACGACGACGACGATGACGGCGGGGGGTTGTTTTCGTGTTGAGATGACGCGATCGAAAATTTCATTGGGAGGGTGCCGCGATGAACCGCATGCTTGGCGTTCTGGCTTTGGGGTTTCTGCTTGGCGCGACGACGCTGACGGTTCTCGGTGCGTCGGGCGATTCCTGGAGTCCCGCCGGTGATGTGTGGTGGGACGAGGACGGCGAGATTCGATATTCGTTTCCCGAAATGGAGGGGGTGGACGCCGAGGCCTGCATCGCGTTTCGCAACCGCGTCGAAGGATTCGGGCAGGGCTTCAACAACTGCTACAACGCGGCGCTGACCTATTTCGTTTCCAACTGCTCACTTTATCCGGACAACCCCGACGGGTGCGTTCCGTTGATTTTCAAGACGGATTTCGATCAGTGGTGGAACGACTGCCTGGACTCCGTCGGCGGATCGCCCGATCCGGAGATCGTTCCGCCCTGGCAATACGACAATCCGCGCTGCGTCATGACCGCGGACCTGGCGGCGACGGCCTTTCGGGAAGCCCTCAAGGATTTCTGCGACGCGCGCGGGGGATGGTGGGGCGGCTGGGGCATCTGGGAACTGATGGAGGAACTTTTCTGCCTCAACATGGGCTACTTCAAGGTCATCCGCTCGTATCCGTGCGGGTACTACGAGTGCGTCCGCGATTGGCCCGGCGATTCGGGCGACGACGACGATGACGATGACGACGACACGGATTTCCAGGCCGAGGCCTCGATCCATGCCAAGCCGGCGGGGAAACTGGAACCGTCCACGAAATACGAATTCGATTTCGTAGTCGCCAACACGTCGAAAACCGCCGCGACGCACTGGATCCACCAGGTCGAGATTTACATGCCGACACCGGAGTATCACATTCATCCCATTTACGTTTCGGAACCGGATGGCCTGCACGGGATCGGCGAATGGGAGCGCTCGTACATCGGCGGCGACGAGCCCTATGGCATCCGCTGGGATTTTGTCCAGGACGTGACGCAGCAGTCCATCGGCGATATTCGCGAGGGGGAATCGCTGGACTTTTCGTTCCGGGGAACGAGTGACGCCAACGCGACCGACGGGTTCGACTACCGCCTCGTCGCCGACTCGGGTTTGTTCGTCGCGGATACCGCGTACGTCATGAATGAGGGCGACGCCGTGCCGGGCGGTACGTTCGCCGTAGGCGGCGAAGACGATGACGACGCGACGCCGGACGATGACGACGGCGACATTGAACCGGGCGACGACGACGGCGATGCGGACGACAGCGACGATGACGGCGATCCGCAACCGGGCGACGATGATAACGATGACGCGAAGGCGGACGACGACGACGATGATGATGACGGCGGCGGGTTGTTTTCGTGCTGAGGTGACGGGCGCGAAACGGGGCTGGAGGGATTCGAACCCCCGACCTTCAGGTTCGAAGCCTGCTGCTCTATCCAGCTGAGCTACAGCCCCAGGGCGAGATTCGTTCTCTAGCCCGAAGGCGTGGCGGCGTCAAATCGTTGGGAGGGCTGGAAGTCCGGAAGTCTGAAAGACCGGAAGGCCATCGCGGCTTCCGTCGAAGCAGGCGGGACGCCTGCGCTCCCGGCTTCCTCTGTGTCCTCCGTGCTCTCTGTGGTAAATTCCGGCGTCCGCAACTTCCGCGGGAGACACGCGTGATGCGCAAACTCATCGTCATCGCCGCCATCGCGTGCGCGCTTTTCGCCGCGCCCGCCGCCGCGCAGGATTTCGTTTTCGAAAACGACGTCAATTTCGGCGACCTCGGAAATTACGTCTACCACGACTTCGCGGTGCCGAGCGGCACAACGAAGATCACCGTGACGTATTCCTACGCGCTCGTCACATCGCCCATCGCGAAGACGGGCGGGTGCGTTGATCGGCGGCACACCTTTGGCCTCGCGGACTCGGCCAAAAGTGTGGCACCCGGATTCGAAGCGGGCGGGCCGCCCGCGGTCCCAGCGTCGCGCGGAATCGCGCTTGGCGATCCCGCGCGACTCGCTGATATCCACGACCTGCCGCTCGACGAATTCGGCGGCGCGCATTGCCCGTATGAGGCGGCGGCCGGCGACTACACGGCCGGGCTTCTCGACGAGCGCCTGGATATCGGCATGTTCGACGCGAACGGCTTTCGCGGCTGGAGCGGCAGCAACAAGAAGACGTTCACGATCGCCGAGTCGCGCGATCACACCTCCGATTCGTACATCCCCGGCCCGATGCCCGAGGGTACCTGGCAGGTCGAGGTCGGCATCACGATGGTGCCGCCGGGCGAGACGCTGCACTACGCCGTCGAGGTGACGCTCTCGGACGAGGACGTCGGCCCGACATTCGTGCCCGATCCGTACGTGCCGGTCGTCGTCAATGACGAGGCGGGCTGGTATCGCGGCGACCTGCACTGCCACTCCACGCACTCCGACGGCAGCGGCACGATGGAAGAGGTTTACGACTTCGCGCTTTCGCAGGGGATGGATTTCATCGCGCTGTCCGATCACAACGCCATCAGCCACATGCTCTACATCCCGGAGATGCAGGAGATCTACGACGAGATGCTCATCATGCCCGCCGTCGAGGTGACGACCTACCGCGGGCACTACAACGTTTTCGGCCAATTCGATTACGTGCCGTATCAGGCGACGCAGCCGAACTTCGACATCAACGCGACGATGGCCGCCGCGCGCGCAAACGGCGGGCTGATCTCGCCGAATCATCCCGCCGTGCCCGGCATTCCGATGGAAGCCGTGCCGGGCATCCCGATGGACGGCTACATGTACGGCCTGGGGTGGAGCGTGCCGGAACTCGAGTGGTCGAACGTCACGATGATCGAGGCGATCAACGGCTCGCAGTCGATCTACGGATTCATCCCGAACCCCGTGAACCACCTGGCCGTCGCGTGGACCGACGAACTGCAAAAGCAGGGCTACCGCGTGATGATGCGCGGCGGCAGCGACGACCACGAGCGGGGCGCCGGCAGCGGCAGCATCATCTACGGCCCGATCGGCGTGCCGACAACCGTCGTGTACGCCGAGGAGTTGTCCAACGAGGCGATCCTCGCGGGCCTCGCCGCGGGCCACAACTACATCGTCACCGGCGGCCCCAACGGGCCGGATCTGCTTCTTGACGCGAACGGCGACGCCGGCCACGCGATTATGGGCGACACGATCGAAGGCGGCGAGGATGTCGAACTCACCGCGCGCGTCGTCGGCGGCGACGGCATGTCGCTACGTTTCATCCGCGACGGCAAGCCGTGGGCGGGTCGGGAGGATATCCCCGTGACGGGCGACGATTTCACCTACACCGCGACACATTCGCCGGCCGAGTCCGCGCGCTATCGCCTGGAACTCTACGACGGCCTCATCATGCAGGCGCTCACGAACGCGATCTGGGTCGAGGAACCGGCGCCCGCGGACGATGACGACGCGGGCGACGATGACGACTCCGGCGACGATGACGCGGCAGGCGACGACGACGCGGCTGACGACGACGCATCCAATGACGACGACGCGGCTGACGGCGATGACGACGATGACGACGGTGGTTGCTGCGGAAGCTAAAATCTTCACCGCAAAGACGCAAAGCACGCGAAGAAAGGGTCAGGCCTTCGCCCTTTCCCTTTGCGCTTTTCGATTCCCTTCGCGTTCTTCGCGCCTTTGCGGTAAAAAGCGATTTGTAACGGCTCGCGTATGACACGGGCCATCACAGGGGGTCATTCCATGTCGCGCCTTACGCTTGCCGCCGCCGCGCTTGTCTTCGCGCTCGCGTTCTCCGGCTGCGGATACAACTCGCTGCAGGGCCTGGACGAGGACGTGAAGGCCGCGTGGAGCGAGGTGCAAAACCAGTAT encodes:
- a CDS encoding CehA/McbA family metallohydrolase, which translates into the protein MMRKLIVIAAIACALFAAPAAAQDFVFENDVNFGDLGNYVYHDFAVPSGTTKITVTYSYALVTSPIAKTGGCVDRRHTFGLADSAKSVAPGFEAGGPPAVPASRGIALGDPARLADIHDLPLDEFGGAHCPYEAAAGDYTAGLLDERLDIGMFDANGFRGWSGSNKKTFTIAESRDHTSDSYIPGPMPEGTWQVEVGITMVPPGETLHYAVEVTLSDEDVGPTFVPDPYVPVVVNDEAGWYRGDLHCHSTHSDGSGTMEEVYDFALSQGMDFIALSDHNAISHMLYIPEMQEIYDEMLIMPAVEVTTYRGHYNVFGQFDYVPYQATQPNFDINATMAAARANGGLISPNHPAVPGIPMEAVPGIPMDGYMYGLGWSVPELEWSNVTMIEAINGSQSIYGFIPNPVNHLAVAWTDELQKQGYRVMMRGGSDDHERGAGSGSIIYGPIGVPTTVVYAEELSNEAILAGLAAGHNYIVTGGPNGPDLLLDANGDAGHAIMGDTIEGGEDVELTARVVGGDGMSLRFIRDGKPWAGREDIPVTGDDFTYTATHSPAESARYRLELYDGLIMQALTNAIWVEEPAPADDDDAGDDDDSGDDDAAGDDDAADDDASNDDDAADGDDDDDDGGCCGS